One genomic segment of Flavobacteriaceae bacterium includes these proteins:
- the gcvH gene encoding glycine cleavage system protein GcvH yields the protein MNTPSELKYTKDHEWVKIDGDIATIGITDFAQSELGDIVYVDVDTVDDTVEKDEVFGSVEAVKTVSDLFMPLTGEVIEFNEALEDDPELVNTDPYGKGWMIKVAIADSSQITALLDAESYQDFIKV from the coding sequence ATGAATACTCCATCAGAATTAAAATACACTAAAGACCATGAATGGGTTAAAATTGACGGCGATATAGCCACCATCGGAATTACGGATTTTGCACAAAGCGAATTAGGCGATATTGTCTACGTAGATGTAGATACGGTAGATGATACAGTAGAGAAAGATGAAGTTTTCGGATCGGTAGAAGCCGTTAAAACAGTATCGGATTTATTTATGCCTTTAACCGGAGAAGTCATTGAATTTAATGAAGCATTGGAAGACGACCCGGAGTTGGTAAATACCGACCCCTATGGGAAAGGGTGGATGATAAAAGTAGCCATAGCAGACTCATCTCAAATAACAGCATTATTAGATGCCGAATCGTATCAGGATTTTATTAAGGTGTAG
- a CDS encoding NADP-dependent malic enzyme (NADP-dependent; catalyzes the oxidative decarboxylation of malate to form pyruvate; decarboxylates oxaloacetate), producing the protein MNESRKRREALLYHAKPKSGKIEVVPTKKYATQHDLSLAYSPGVAEPCLEIAKDINNVYKYTAKSNLVAVITNGTAVLGLGNIGPEASKPVMEGKGLLFKIFADIDVFDIEIDATDVDIFIATVKAISPTFGGINLEDIKAPEAFEIERRLKEELNIPVMHDDQHGTAIISAAALKNAVEIIKKEMSDIKIVVNGAGAAAISCTRLYLRLGVKKENIIMCDSKGVIRKDRNDFTAQKEEFATHTDVHTLEEAIQNADVFIGLSTGNVVTTKMLLSMAKDPIVFAMANPEPEINYDLAIATRKDIIMATGRSDHPNQVNNVLGFPFIFRGALDVKATKINEEMKMAAVLALADLAKKSVPEQVNIVYDEVSLSYGKEYIIPKPFDPRLIYEIPPAIAKAAMDSGVAREPILDWDKYRESLMDRSGTGSKEVRLLHNRAKRSPKTIVFTEADHLDVLKAAQRVYEERIGNPVLLGRKDVILELKKELGFMAEIPIINPKTDEETPRRNRFGEIYWKTRQRKGITLSQAQKLMRERNYFAAMMVNAGEADGLIAGYSRPYRTVVKPMMELIEKDTGVTRIAAANLMLTKQGPVFLADTYININPTAKDLAKISQMTYQLAKMFGMKPHIAMLSFSNFGSTKSESSQKISEAVSYIHRNFPNVNVDGELQADFALNPEMLAREFPFSKLNGKKVNVLIFPNLESANITYKLLKQIDEAESIGPIILGLKKPAHILQLGASVDEMVNMAAVAVIDAQQREKQNK; encoded by the coding sequence AAGATATAAATAATGTATACAAATATACTGCCAAGAGTAATTTAGTAGCTGTAATCACCAACGGAACAGCCGTTTTGGGTTTGGGGAATATAGGCCCTGAAGCGTCTAAACCGGTCATGGAAGGAAAAGGACTGCTATTTAAAATATTTGCCGATATAGATGTATTTGATATTGAGATTGACGCAACGGACGTAGATATATTCATAGCAACAGTAAAAGCCATTTCCCCTACTTTCGGAGGGATAAATTTAGAAGATATTAAGGCTCCCGAAGCTTTTGAAATTGAGCGCAGATTAAAAGAAGAACTCAATATTCCCGTGATGCATGACGACCAGCACGGAACAGCGATCATTTCTGCGGCAGCATTAAAAAATGCTGTAGAAATTATAAAAAAAGAAATGTCCGACATAAAAATTGTTGTTAACGGTGCCGGAGCTGCCGCAATTTCCTGTACAAGATTGTACTTGAGGTTAGGGGTAAAAAAAGAAAACATTATTATGTGTGACAGCAAAGGTGTTATCAGAAAAGACCGTAATGATTTTACTGCACAAAAAGAAGAATTTGCCACACATACAGATGTACATACTTTAGAAGAAGCCATTCAAAATGCAGATGTGTTTATCGGGCTGTCAACAGGAAATGTGGTAACGACGAAAATGTTGCTATCAATGGCAAAAGACCCCATTGTATTTGCCATGGCAAACCCTGAACCGGAAATTAATTACGATCTGGCAATTGCTACAAGAAAGGATATTATTATGGCAACAGGACGGTCTGACCATCCAAATCAAGTAAATAACGTACTCGGATTTCCTTTTATTTTTAGAGGAGCTCTCGATGTTAAGGCTACTAAAATAAATGAAGAAATGAAAATGGCCGCAGTTTTGGCCTTGGCCGATTTAGCTAAAAAATCCGTACCGGAACAAGTAAATATTGTATACGATGAAGTCAGTTTATCTTATGGAAAAGAATACATTATCCCAAAACCCTTTGACCCCAGATTGATTTATGAAATTCCTCCTGCAATTGCAAAAGCGGCTATGGATTCGGGAGTTGCCAGAGAACCTATCCTTGACTGGGATAAATATCGAGAGTCTTTGATGGACAGATCAGGAACAGGAAGCAAAGAAGTTAGGCTTTTGCACAATAGAGCCAAAAGAAGCCCTAAGACCATTGTTTTTACCGAAGCAGATCATTTAGATGTACTGAAAGCAGCACAAAGAGTATATGAAGAACGAATTGGGAACCCCGTCCTTTTAGGAAGAAAAGATGTCATTTTAGAACTCAAAAAAGAATTGGGATTCATGGCAGAAATCCCTATTATTAATCCTAAAACGGATGAAGAAACACCCAGAAGAAATCGGTTTGGAGAAATATACTGGAAAACCAGACAACGAAAAGGAATTACACTATCACAAGCACAAAAGCTAATGCGAGAGCGTAATTATTTTGCTGCAATGATGGTAAATGCAGGAGAAGCAGACGGATTAATAGCAGGATATTCAAGGCCTTATAGAACCGTTGTAAAGCCAATGATGGAACTCATAGAAAAAGATACCGGCGTAACCCGAATTGCTGCCGCAAACTTAATGCTGACAAAACAAGGACCTGTGTTTTTAGCAGATACCTATATTAATATAAATCCAACAGCAAAAGATTTGGCTAAAATTTCTCAAATGACCTATCAATTAGCTAAAATGTTTGGCATGAAGCCCCATATAGCCATGCTCTCTTTTTCTAATTTTGGATCCACAAAATCGGAAAGTTCACAGAAAATCAGTGAAGCCGTTTCTTATATTCACAGAAATTTTCCAAATGTAAATGTAGATGGAGAATTACAAGCAGATTTTGCCTTAAATCCGGAAATGTTAGCCAGAGAATTTCCATTTTCAAAATTAAATGGAAAAAAAGTAAATGTATTGATTTTTCCAAATCTGGAATCGGCAAATATTACCTATAAATTATTGAAACAAATTGATGAAGCCGAATCTATCGGCCCCATAATCCTGGGACTTAAAAAACCTGCTCACATCTTACAATTAGGAGCCAGCGTAGATGAAATGGTCAATATGGCTGCAGTTGCGGTAATTGATGCACAACAAAGAGAAAAGCAAAATAAATAA
- the sprA gene encoding cell surface protein SprA, with amino-acid sequence MSKNIKHTIVLLFAFFIGTIASAQNKNDSVSVKKDTTKLRYNFTHFQKGGLFLNDPSKIKVVFDKVLNKYVFLEKIGDYYVRVPIYMTPEEYAKYRLEKDMLEYFKDKINARNSKRKGVSAAQKNLLPTYYVNSKFFSTIFGSNKIQITPSGSINLKLGFIYQNTDNPQLSEQNRSSFTFDFDQQISASIRAKIGERLQFTANYDTQSTFDFQNFIKVEYIPTEVDELMQKARDKVLGKVGVSDNLVQGIQDGNIKGTNDDILQGLSIGNITMPIKNSLINGSQSLLGVKANLQFGKTHITAVASQQNSESTTVTAEAGSSIQPFELRTTDYDDDRHFFLSQFFRNNYANALRNYPLITSPINITRIEVWITNRSSSVEDFRSIVAFADIGESDVSRFVSPTIPLRNPPTVSLGGQIVNIPDNDANDINILLQENIGNGQIRDVSTVDSRLLSFNNLQQGTDYSLLQNARKLNPGEYTLNPQLGYISLQRRLNDGEVLAVAYEYTVVGSSQASFKVGEFSNDGVIAPANLAVKLLRSEILTTKRTVNSVEEAFPTWDLMMKNVYALGAFPLSQDGFRFEIQYRDDQTGIASNTLQNSTTTGIAERPLLRVMRLDQLDQSQFRNSDGFFDYVEGVTVNSQNGYIIFPEPEPFGTNLQNQLTTATDIDTYVFREMYLETKINAKNNFQNKDKFLLKGYFKSDNAGGIPLNAFNVPRGSVTVTAGGRQLVEGVDFVVDYQLGRVQIIDPGLQASGTPIQVSTENNAVFNQQRKTFIGVDVEHRFSDDFVLGGTLLNVDERPLTPKVNFGQEPINNNMLGINVDYSSEVPYLTKLVNKLPFVDTDALSNFSIRADMAYLLPGSPSGIDVTGQATSYIDDFEASQIPISILTPLDWYTASTPRGFPGFNGASDQLDYNFNRARLAWYNIDQIFYGAGPSPGNISADELSRAETRQINFRELFPNQELDVTQNALVRTLDLAYFPSERGAYNFSSETNDQTLPNPETRWGGIMRALTTNNFDQANVEYIQFWLMDPYKNYSITNEEGLPAGVNPQDIQNQVGELYFNLGNISEDILKDNRKMYENGLPIDGLKTASNVVGTVWGDVPLAQSILYAFDELDTSRTNQDLGLDGLTDEEERAKFPALAGLADPASDNFQYFRGGNLDAINASIISRYKLFNNTQGNSPTLNQSPESFPVSSTTYPDVEDINRDQTMNTVESYYEYKVSLNKSDLVVGQNFIVDRKTTEITLENGATQNTNWYQFRIPIRSGIPVNGISDLNSIRFIRMFLTKFRMPVVLRFGELGLVRGDWRRYVRTLDPAINPDRELTQTELNNFEVGVVNIEQNEGRYVLPPGIVRERLQGSTTVQQQNEQSVSLKVTNLPQNKIRAIYKNVSIDLRRYKQLKMFMHAEPLMINGVEDDELVAIIRLGTDLNDNFYQIELPLKISPNGSLNPLDVWPELNSLDATIENFGRIKLERDAIPNIAINELYPVPTPSDPRELIIRVKGNPTMAQIRTIMLGVKNTAARNKSAEIWFNEMRSSGFDNEGGWAAVVNADANFADIANVNVTGRIQTIGFGNVEDRVNQRSLDEVKQYNITTSVNLGKMMPKNWGVQLPMNYSIGEEFKNPKFDPQYQDVVLSEAAQSNPNSRFSGDYTKRRSISFINVKKNRSSQSTKTPKFYDVENLTASYAFNEEYRRDYNIEGYTNKTVIASASYNFSPRSEFIEPFKKMSVFKSKYLQLLRNLNINLIPKTIAVNSRINRNFSEQRSRNLVDNGLSAQPRLTQRRYLFDWDYTIGLDITKSVSLNFNATNSYIYDSFGSDEDIEIFDRFFLVGRPDHYHQKLNATYKLPIDKIPYLNFITADYGYTADFDWRAASQSNVDLIGNLIQNANTHNVNTTLNFARLYRDIKLENLITKKNKRNQTSEKSTDAPRQVKNTKKKKSIGRKILKGFYDIVTAVKTGKISYSENNGQLLPGYIPEFGLLGGAPTAFAFGSQVDIRTKALQNGWLVSRHPDSAYINKTYSRAHYNKLDYNFSLKPLKDLNIEVRGNKIKTRDLTQQIDLITGNTQLEDTPVFETGNFSTSFSMFSTSFKDSDQLFQLFRNYRTIIANRLATETGLPVSGYRETSQQVLLPAFIAAYSGKDPNEVNTGLFRNIPIPNWTLRYNGLMKYKWFKKNFSNFSITHGYNSSYTISSFTNNFQYDINNPTATNSSGSYHPELLVSTATLVDEFSPLIKVDMKMKNSFSFTGEIRKDRTLTMNFNNNTLTDIKGTEYVFGIGYVIKDVKLTTRFTGKKQILKGDINIRADASLRDNLTLIRAIDRENDQISGGQKLFSLKLTADYRLSSNLTASFYYNHQTSKYAISTTFPRQTINGGFNIIYNLGN; translated from the coding sequence TTGAGTAAAAATATAAAACATACTATCGTATTATTGTTTGCTTTTTTTATAGGCACAATTGCTTCCGCACAAAATAAAAATGATTCTGTTTCAGTAAAAAAAGATACTACAAAATTAAGATATAACTTCACTCACTTTCAAAAAGGAGGGCTATTTTTAAATGACCCCTCTAAAATTAAAGTTGTTTTTGATAAGGTTTTAAACAAATATGTTTTTCTGGAAAAAATAGGAGATTATTATGTAAGAGTACCTATATATATGACTCCGGAAGAATATGCAAAATACCGTCTGGAAAAAGATATGCTGGAATATTTCAAGGATAAGATAAATGCACGAAACAGCAAAAGAAAGGGAGTTTCAGCTGCTCAAAAAAATTTGCTGCCTACATATTATGTGAACTCGAAATTCTTTTCAACGATATTCGGAAGTAATAAAATTCAAATAACCCCTTCCGGAAGTATCAATCTAAAACTAGGTTTTATATATCAAAATACTGATAATCCTCAATTATCAGAGCAAAACAGGAGTAGTTTTACTTTTGATTTCGATCAGCAAATAAGTGCCAGTATTCGGGCAAAAATAGGAGAAAGGTTGCAATTTACAGCTAATTATGATACACAATCTACGTTTGATTTTCAGAACTTTATTAAAGTAGAATACATCCCCACAGAAGTTGATGAACTCATGCAAAAAGCCAGAGATAAAGTGTTAGGCAAAGTAGGAGTGAGCGATAATCTTGTACAAGGCATTCAGGATGGTAATATAAAAGGAACAAACGATGATATATTACAAGGCCTCAGTATTGGAAATATCACCATGCCTATTAAAAATTCATTAATTAACGGTTCTCAAAGTTTACTTGGAGTAAAGGCAAATCTGCAATTTGGTAAAACACATATTACTGCTGTCGCTTCACAACAAAATTCAGAAAGTACTACAGTAACAGCAGAGGCAGGATCTTCTATCCAACCATTTGAGTTGAGAACAACGGATTATGATGATGACCGGCATTTTTTCTTGTCTCAATTCTTTAGAAATAATTATGCCAATGCGTTGAGAAACTATCCTTTAATAACAAGCCCTATCAATATTACCCGAATTGAAGTTTGGATTACCAACCGCTCTTCAAGTGTAGAAGATTTTAGAAGTATTGTTGCTTTTGCTGATATTGGAGAGTCTGACGTTTCCAGATTTGTTTCTCCAACTATTCCTTTAAGAAATCCGCCAACAGTAAGTCTCGGCGGACAGATTGTAAATATTCCTGATAATGATGCAAATGATATTAATATACTACTTCAGGAAAATATTGGAAATGGGCAAATCAGAGATGTATCTACGGTAGATAGCAGGCTGTTAAGCTTTAATAATTTACAGCAGGGAACAGATTACAGTTTACTGCAAAATGCAAGAAAATTGAACCCTGGTGAGTATACATTAAACCCACAATTAGGATATATCTCCTTACAAAGAAGATTAAATGACGGAGAAGTCTTAGCTGTTGCCTACGAATATACGGTTGTAGGAAGTTCGCAAGCCTCTTTTAAAGTGGGAGAATTTTCTAATGACGGGGTTATTGCTCCTGCTAATCTGGCAGTAAAACTATTACGAAGTGAGATATTGACTACAAAAAGAACAGTCAACAGCGTTGAAGAAGCATTTCCTACCTGGGATTTAATGATGAAAAACGTATATGCACTGGGAGCATTTCCGCTATCACAAGACGGGTTTCGATTTGAAATTCAATACAGAGATGATCAAACGGGAATTGCTTCGAATACTCTTCAAAATTCAACCACAACAGGAATTGCCGAAAGACCATTGTTACGAGTTATGCGATTAGACCAACTGGATCAAAGTCAATTTAGAAACAGTGATGGATTTTTTGATTATGTAGAAGGAGTCACCGTAAACTCCCAAAACGGATATATTATTTTTCCGGAACCCGAACCTTTCGGCACAAACTTACAAAACCAACTAACTACAGCCACTGATATTGATACCTATGTTTTCAGAGAAATGTATTTGGAAACAAAGATCAATGCAAAAAACAATTTCCAAAATAAAGACAAGTTTTTACTAAAAGGGTACTTTAAATCCGATAATGCCGGAGGAATCCCTTTAAATGCATTCAATGTCCCAAGAGGTTCCGTTACCGTTACTGCAGGCGGAAGACAACTGGTAGAAGGAGTGGATTTTGTAGTCGATTACCAATTAGGCAGGGTACAAATCATAGACCCCGGACTACAAGCTTCCGGAACACCTATTCAAGTATCAACAGAAAACAATGCGGTATTTAATCAGCAAAGAAAAACCTTTATAGGTGTTGATGTAGAACACCGCTTTTCCGATGATTTTGTTTTAGGAGGTACCCTATTAAATGTCGACGAAAGGCCTTTAACGCCAAAAGTTAATTTTGGTCAGGAACCGATAAACAATAACATGTTAGGAATTAATGTAGATTACTCTTCGGAAGTTCCCTACTTGACAAAATTAGTAAATAAATTACCTTTTGTAGATACGGATGCTCTTTCAAATTTTTCCATAAGAGCAGATATGGCATATTTGCTACCCGGCTCTCCAAGCGGCATAGATGTAACGGGGCAAGCAACCTCTTATATAGATGATTTTGAAGCATCACAAATACCTATCAGTATATTAACTCCGTTAGATTGGTATACTGCCAGTACGCCAAGAGGTTTTCCGGGATTCAACGGAGCAAGCGATCAGTTAGACTATAATTTCAACAGAGCAAGGCTTGCCTGGTATAATATTGACCAGATATTTTACGGTGCCGGACCTTCACCCGGAAATATAAGTGCAGACGAATTATCCAGGGCAGAAACAAGACAAATTAACTTTAGAGAACTCTTTCCAAATCAGGAGCTTGATGTAACCCAAAATGCATTGGTAAGGACGTTGGATTTGGCTTATTTCCCCAGTGAAAGAGGTGCTTATAACTTCTCTTCCGAAACAAATGATCAAACACTTCCAAACCCCGAAACTCGCTGGGGGGGAATCATGCGGGCATTAACAACAAATAACTTCGATCAGGCAAATGTAGAATACATTCAATTTTGGTTGATGGACCCTTATAAAAATTACTCCATTACCAATGAAGAAGGATTACCGGCAGGGGTTAATCCGCAAGACATTCAAAATCAGGTAGGGGAATTGTATTTTAATCTGGGAAACATTTCCGAAGATATTTTAAAAGATAATAGAAAAATGTACGAAAACGGCTTGCCAATTGACGGTCTTAAAACGGCATCTAATGTAGTCGGCACCGTATGGGGTGATGTTCCTTTAGCACAATCCATTCTATATGCTTTTGATGAATTAGACACTTCCAGGACGAATCAGGATTTAGGATTAGACGGCCTGACCGATGAAGAAGAAAGAGCAAAGTTTCCGGCATTGGCAGGTTTGGCAGATCCGGCGTCAGATAACTTTCAATACTTCAGGGGAGGTAATCTGGATGCCATAAATGCTTCTATCATTAGCAGATATAAATTATTTAACAATACACAGGGCAACTCGCCAACACTAAATCAATCTCCGGAATCTTTCCCCGTATCTTCAACTACCTACCCGGATGTTGAAGACATTAACAGAGATCAGACAATGAATACCGTAGAGAGCTATTATGAATATAAAGTTTCATTAAATAAAAGCGATTTGGTTGTAGGTCAAAACTTTATTGTGGACAGAAAAACAACCGAAATTACCCTGGAAAACGGTGCAACACAAAATACAAACTGGTATCAATTCAGGATTCCGATTAGAAGCGGAATTCCCGTCAATGGAATTTCAGATCTTAACAGTATTCGGTTCATAAGAATGTTTTTGACAAAGTTTAGAATGCCTGTCGTATTGCGTTTTGGGGAGTTAGGCTTAGTGCGGGGAGACTGGAGAAGGTACGTAAGGACACTCGACCCTGCCATTAATCCCGATAGGGAATTAACCCAAACCGAACTCAATAATTTTGAAGTAGGCGTTGTTAATATCGAACAAAACGAAGGACGTTATGTGTTGCCTCCCGGAATTGTCAGAGAACGCTTACAGGGAAGTACTACTGTACAACAACAAAATGAACAGTCAGTCTCTTTAAAGGTAACCAATCTGCCTCAAAATAAAATAAGAGCTATTTATAAAAACGTTAGCATAGATCTTAGAAGATATAAACAATTAAAAATGTTTATGCATGCAGAACCTCTTATGATTAATGGGGTTGAAGATGATGAGCTGGTTGCAATTATTCGCTTAGGAACAGATTTAAATGACAACTTCTATCAAATTGAATTGCCTTTAAAAATCTCTCCAAACGGAAGTTTAAATCCCTTAGATGTATGGCCGGAATTGAATAGTTTAGATGCTACTATTGAAAATTTCGGTAGGATTAAACTGGAAAGAGATGCCATACCAAACATAGCTATCAATGAATTATACCCTGTTCCTACTCCTTCGGATCCGCGGGAATTAATTATACGGGTAAAAGGAAACCCTACAATGGCTCAGATACGAACCATTATGCTGGGAGTGAAAAACACTGCTGCCAGAAATAAAAGTGCGGAAATTTGGTTCAATGAAATGCGTTCCTCCGGATTTGACAATGAAGGCGGGTGGGCTGCTGTAGTAAATGCCGATGCTAATTTTGCGGATATTGCAAATGTCAATGTTACCGGAAGAATACAAACTATTGGCTTTGGAAATGTAGAAGATCGGGTAAATCAGCGATCTTTGGATGAGGTAAAACAATACAATATTACAACCAGTGTAAATCTCGGTAAAATGATGCCTAAAAACTGGGGGGTGCAATTGCCGATGAATTATAGTATAGGAGAAGAATTTAAGAATCCGAAATTTGATCCGCAATACCAGGATGTAGTGCTTAGTGAAGCAGCTCAATCTAATCCCAATAGTCGATTTTCAGGAGATTATACAAAAAGAAGAAGTATTAGTTTTATCAATGTAAAAAAGAACAGAAGCTCACAGTCAACCAAAACACCGAAATTTTATGATGTGGAAAATCTTACTGCCTCATACGCTTTTAATGAGGAATACCGCAGAGATTATAATATAGAAGGATATACAAATAAAACTGTCATAGCTTCGGCTTCCTACAATTTTAGTCCCAGGTCCGAGTTCATAGAACCTTTTAAAAAGATGAGTGTCTTTAAAAGTAAATATTTACAATTGTTAAGAAATCTTAATATCAATCTCATACCAAAGACCATCGCGGTAAATTCAAGAATCAATAGAAATTTCAGTGAACAACGTTCCAGAAATTTAGTCGATAACGGTTTGTCTGCTCAACCCAGGTTGACACAAAGAAGGTATTTGTTTGATTGGGATTATACGATTGGCCTGGATATTACCAAATCGGTTTCGCTAAACTTTAATGCAACCAATAGTTATATTTATGACAGCTTCGGATCTGACGAAGATATAGAAATTTTTGACAGATTTTTTTTAGTGGGAAGACCCGACCATTACCATCAAAAATTAAACGCTACCTATAAATTACCGATCGATAAAATACCTTATCTGAATTTTATTACCGCTGATTATGGTTATACTGCTGACTTTGATTGGAGAGCTGCTTCTCAGAGTAATGTGGATCTAATTGGAAATTTGATCCAAAATGCAAATACTCATAATGTGAATACTACATTAAATTTTGCCAGATTATACAGAGATATAAAATTAGAAAACCTGATCACAAAAAAGAATAAAAGAAACCAAACGTCCGAAAAATCAACAGATGCTCCCAGGCAGGTAAAGAATACCAAGAAAAAGAAATCCATAGGGCGAAAAATTTTAAAAGGGTTTTATGATATTGTTACAGCCGTTAAAACAGGAAAGATCAGCTATTCGGAAAACAATGGCCAATTATTACCGGGATATATTCCTGAATTTGGATTATTAGGTGGTGCGCCAACTGCCTTTGCTTTTGGTAGCCAGGTAGATATTAGAACAAAAGCCTTGCAAAACGGCTGGTTGGTTTCACGCCACCCGGACAGTGCATACATAAATAAAACCTATAGCAGAGCACATTATAACAAACTAGATTACAACTTTTCGCTAAAACCTCTTAAAGATCTAAATATAGAAGTAAGAGGAAATAAAATAAAAACCAGAGATCTGACACAGCAAATAGATTTAATTACAGGAAATACACAGCTGGAAGATACACCTGTTTTTGAAACAGGGAACTTCAGCACCAGTTTTTCAATGTTTTCCACTTCGTTCAAAGACAGTGATCAGTTATTTCAATTATTTAGAAATTACAGAACGATTATAGCAAACAGATTAGCTACCGAAACTGGGCTGCCTGTGAGTGGGTACCGGGAAACTTCTCAGCAGGTTTTATTACCGGCATTTATTGCGGCATATTCGGGTAAAGACCCTAATGAAGTAAATACGGGGTTGTTTAGAAATATTCCTATCCCCAATTGGACGTTACGATATAACGGATTAATGAAATACAAATGGTTTAAAAAGAATTTCTCTAACTTTTCCATAACTCACGGCTATAATTCTTCTTATACGATTTCCAGTTTTACTAACAATTTTCAGTACGATATTAACAACCCTACGGCAACAAATTCATCGGGAAGTTACCATCCGGAATTATTAGTTTCCACAGCAACTCTGGTAGATGAATTTTCACCTTTGATTAAAGTAGATATGAAAATGAAAAATTCGTTTTCATTTACCGGAGAAATTAGAAAAGACAGAACACTCACCATGAACTTTAACAATAATACCCTTACTGATATTAAAGGAACAGAATATGTTTTTGGTATTGGTTATGTCATTAAAGATGTGAAACTAACCACCCGTTTTACCGGTAAAAAGCAAATCTTAAAAGGGGATATTAATATTCGTGCAGATGCGTCTTTAAGAGACAATCTAACACTCATCAGAGCCATTGATAGGGAAAATGACCAAATTAGCGGAGGACAAAAATTATTTTCATTAAAATTAACTGCAGATTACAGATTAAGTAGTAATTTAACAGCGTCGTTTTATTACAACCATCAAACGTCTAAATATGCTATTTCCACAACATTCCCAAGGCAGACGATTAACGGCGGATTTAACATCATTTATAATTTAGGAAATTAA
- a CDS encoding energy transducer TonB: MEIKKNPKSNLENYSKIFVQLGLVLALFITYVAIEKKNYDKQYGDLGDLNLNADLEEEIPITERIEPVKPKEPPPPTPEKIEVVEDEEEVEETVIESTETDETEAVEVEEIEEVEEAEEVIEDVPFAIIEQVPTFPGCKGNKNELRKCFGKKVQKHFTRKFDSELPNELGMSSGRKRLAMQFRVDEKGNITDIKARAPHPILEKEVIRVMKLLPKMKPGRQRGKPVGVKYSLSIRVDVE; the protein is encoded by the coding sequence ATGGAAATCAAGAAAAACCCAAAATCAAACTTAGAAAATTACAGCAAGATTTTTGTACAGCTAGGTTTGGTTTTAGCACTTTTTATTACATACGTAGCCATTGAAAAGAAAAATTACGATAAACAATATGGAGATTTAGGTGATTTGAATCTGAATGCTGACTTGGAAGAAGAAATTCCAATTACGGAACGAATAGAGCCTGTTAAACCAAAAGAACCGCCACCACCTACTCCTGAAAAAATTGAGGTTGTAGAAGATGAAGAAGAGGTAGAAGAAACAGTAATTGAATCTACGGAAACAGATGAAACCGAAGCTGTTGAGGTAGAAGAAATTGAAGAGGTGGAAGAAGCGGAAGAGGTTATAGAAGATGTACCTTTTGCAATTATAGAACAAGTACCTACATTTCCCGGGTGCAAAGGAAATAAAAATGAATTGAGGAAATGTTTTGGTAAAAAAGTGCAAAAGCACTTTACTCGTAAATTTGACTCGGAACTGCCTAATGAATTAGGAATGTCTTCCGGAAGAAAGAGGCTGGCTATGCAATTTAGAGTGGATGAAAAGGGAAATATAACAGATATAAAAGCCAGGGCTCCTCATCCCATATTAGAAAAAGAAGTTATACGAGTAATGAAGTTATTACCTAAAATGAAGCCCGGAAGACAAAGAGGCAAACCGGTAGGAGTAAAATATTCTCTTTCTATCAGAGTTGATGTAGAATAA
- the ruvA gene encoding Holliday junction branch migration protein RuvA, with product MITQIRGRLVEKSPTYVVVECSGVGYLLHISLNTFSNLPEAEELKLYTHLAIREDAHTLYGFASKTEREIFRLLISVSGVGASIARTMLSSMTPEEIQQAIASDNVAVIQSVKGIGAKTAQRVIVDLKDKILKTFNIDEVSISQNNTNKDEALSALEVLGFHRKQSEKIVNTILQKSPEITVELLIKKALKNL from the coding sequence ATGATTACACAAATTAGGGGAAGGCTCGTTGAGAAAAGCCCGACGTATGTTGTAGTAGAGTGTTCCGGAGTAGGTTATTTATTACATATTTCTTTAAATACATTCTCAAATTTACCGGAAGCAGAAGAGTTAAAGCTGTATACACATTTAGCCATTAGAGAAGATGCACATACCTTATACGGATTTGCCAGCAAAACAGAAAGAGAAATATTTAGATTATTAATCTCCGTTTCCGGAGTAGGTGCCAGCATTGCAAGAACCATGTTGTCTTCTATGACCCCCGAAGAAATACAACAGGCAATAGCATCCGATAACGTTGCTGTCATTCAATCAGTAAAAGGTATTGGTGCTAAAACGGCCCAACGGGTTATTGTTGACTTGAAAGATAAAATTTTAAAAACTTTTAATATTGATGAAGTTTCTATTTCTCAAAACAATACTAATAAAGATGAAGCGTTATCTGCATTAGAAGTTTTAGGGTTTCATAGGAAACAATCAGAAAAGATTGTGAATACTATCCTACAAAAATCTCCTGAAATAACGGTAGAATTACTTATTAAAAAGGCATTGAAAAATTTATAG